A single region of the Candidatus Parvarchaeota archaeon genome encodes:
- the amrB gene encoding AmmeMemoRadiSam system protein B, with translation MRTTAVAGSFYPSDATAIRRMLADFFKQASNQGAKDAQKLDCIAAVSPHAGYVYSGKTAAMTFVSYKQLSTCNTVVFVGPNHTGIGTPASVSLQDWLTPLGLVKCDMALAGRILQNSKFCMEDESAHMYEHSIEVQLPFLQYVNPKAKIVCICMGDPGLQVAKDLGLALSKSISDANRVALVASSDFTHYEKAEAAKARDMQAIKFIERLDSQGFDLACSKNSWSICGHGPITAMLEYAKLKGASAARLLDYTNSGDASGDYGSVVAYASIFVPR, from the coding sequence ATGCGAACAACCGCGGTTGCAGGCTCGTTTTATCCCTCAGATGCAACAGCCATACGCAGAATGCTTGCCGATTTTTTCAAGCAGGCGTCAAATCAAGGCGCAAAGGATGCTCAAAAACTTGATTGCATTGCCGCAGTCTCGCCGCATGCAGGCTACGTTTACTCAGGCAAAACAGCAGCAATGACTTTCGTATCATACAAACAGCTTTCCACTTGCAATACTGTTGTCTTTGTAGGCCCAAACCACACCGGAATAGGAACTCCGGCCTCAGTCTCGCTCCAGGACTGGCTCACGCCACTTGGGCTTGTCAAGTGCGACATGGCCCTTGCAGGCAGGATACTTCAAAACTCAAAGTTTTGCATGGAGGACGAGTCTGCTCACATGTACGAGCACTCCATTGAAGTTCAGCTGCCATTTCTGCAGTACGTAAACCCGAAGGCAAAAATCGTGTGCATCTGCATGGGCGACCCGGGCCTGCAGGTTGCAAAAGACCTGGGCCTTGCACTTTCCAAATCGATAAGCGACGCAAACAGGGTTGCACTTGTCGCAAGCTCTGATTTTACGCATTATGAAAAGGCGGAAGCGGCCAAAGCCAGGGACATGCAGGCTATCAAGTTCATTGAAAGGCTTGATTCGCAGGGCTTTGACTTGGCGTGCAGTAAAAACAGCTGGAGCATCTGCGGGCACGGGCCAATCACCGCAATGCTTGAATACGCAAAACTCAAAGGCGCAAGTGCGGCAAGGCTGTTGGATTACACCAATTCTGGCGACGCAAGTGGTGACTACGGCTCTGTTGTTGCCTATGCAAGCATTTTTGTCCCAAGGTAA